A genomic window from Quercus lobata isolate SW786 chromosome 10, ValleyOak3.0 Primary Assembly, whole genome shotgun sequence includes:
- the LOC115963331 gene encoding UDP-glycosyltransferase 74E2-like, translated as MERETHILVITYPIQGHINPMLQFSKRLASKGARVTLVTTSTIRNSMQALQGSISVNIEIISDGSEGDETVESLIATMDRFKDKVSQSLAEYIEKLNSSNYPPKFIVYDCALPWALDVAKKYGLDGAPFFTQSCAVIVIYYHLKQGTIRLPIEGPTVSLPSLPKLTINDISSFLSNPSSYPALLNLALDLFSNFLEAKWLFFSSFMDLELEVVNWMASQQWPIKTIGPTIPSMYLDKRLDDDKEYGLHLFKPDVDACIKWLDTKETHSVVYTSFGSLASLGEEQMQELTWGLKNSNCYFLWIVRETEQKKLPTNFLQETAGKGLVVSWCPQLEVLAHKAIGCFMTHCGWNSTLEALSLGVPMVAMPQWTDQLTNAKFIVDVWKVGVRIKLDERGIATKEEIELCIREVIGGERGKEMRGNSIRWKELAKEAMNEGGSSDKNIEDFVTKLVCS; from the exons ATGGAGAGGGAAACTCATATTCTAGTGATTACTTACCCCATTCAAGGTCACATAAACCCTATGCTCCAATTCTCCAAGCGCCTTGCCTCAAAGGGTGCTAGAGTGACTTTGGTCACTACCAGCACCATTAGAAACTCCATGCAAGCCTTGCAAGGTTCTATCTCTGTCAACATTGAGATAATCTCTGATGGCTCTGAGGGAGACGAAACCGTAGAAAGCTTAATAGCAACTATGGATCGTTTCAAAGATAAAGTTTCACAAAGCTTAGCAGAGTATATTGAGAAACTAAACAGCTCCAATTACCCACCAAAGTTTATTGTGTATGACTGTGCTCTACCATGGGCTCTAGACGTGGCTAAGAAATATGGCCTTGATGGAGCTCCATTTTTCACTCAGTCTTGTGCAGTAATTGTCATCTATTATCACTTGAAGCAAGGAACAATAAGGTTGCCCATAGAAGGGCCAACAGTATCACTACCCTCGTTGCCAAAACTAACAATCAATGATATATCTTCATTCCTTTCTAATCCAAGCTCGTACCCAGCTCTACTAAACCTTGCACTGGATCTATTTTCCAACTTCCTAGAAGCGAAGTGGCTCTTTTTCAGCTCTTTCATGGACTTGGAACTCGAG GTTGTGAATTGGATGGCAAGCCAGCAATGGCCAATAAAAACAATTGGACCAACTATTCCATCGATGTACTTAGACAAGAGGTTGGATGATGACAAAGAGTATGGCCTTCATTTATTCAAGCCTGATGTGGATGCTTGTATAAAGTGGCTAGACACAAAGGAAACTCACTCAGTTGTTTACACATCGTTTGGAAGCTTAGCATCCTTGGGAGAAGAACAGATGCAAGAGCTAACATGGGGCCTAAAGAATAGCAATTGCTACTTCTTGTGGATTGTTAGAGAAACTGAACAAAAAAAGCTTCCTACTAATTTTCTACAAGAAACAGCGGGGAAGGGACTTGTTGTGAGTTGGTGCCCTCAGTTAGAAGTATTGGCTCATAAGGCCATTGGGTGCTTCATGACTCATTGTGGATGGAACTCGACTCTTGAGGCATTGAGCTTGGGGGTGCCAATGGTTGCAATGCCACAATGGACGGATCAATTGACTAATGCAAAGTTCATTGTGGATGTGTGGAAGGTAGGGGTTAGAATTAAATTGGACGAAAGGGGCATAGCTACCAAAGAAGAAATAGAGTTGTGTATAAGAGAAGTGATAGGAGGAGAACGGGGGAAAGAGATGAGAGGGAATTCAATAAGATGGAAAGAACTGGCTAAAGAGGCAATGAATGAAGGTGGAAGTTCAGATAAAAACATTGAGGACTTTGTGACAAAACTTGTTTGCTCGTGA